In the genome of Desulfofundulus luciae, the window TCACGGCTTGGGCGGGCTGCCAGGTAACTGGGAATGGTTGTCTCAAGGTACAGAGTCGGTTTGTTCTCCATGAGCAACACCTCGCTTTAAAAAGTATAACTTTGAAATAAGTGTAAAGGCAACGGGAACGAAAGGATTTAAAGGCTTTTATCCCGCATATCATTGCCCGCCTTCCGGAAAAATGTTACAATGATACCGCGAAAGAACCGGTCAGAAAAAATTCAAGGTTTACGAGCGGTGCGGCGTCAAGGAATACTGGATCGTGGACCCGGAAGAAAAATCGGTACAGGTTTTTCTGCTCAAGGAGGGCAAATTCGTCCTCGACCAGGAGACGGATCAGAAAGGCGAAATCTCCTCCCGTGTTCTTTCCGGGTTCACCATTTGTTTGGAAAATATCTTCGAAGGTTGCCCAGGTTAACCTTCCCTGTTTCCAGGTGAAAGAAAAATGCAGGAACGATCAGCAGGAGGCAGCACCGGGGAACCGGGGGCAGCAATCTGCCTGGTAACCGCAGACATACTGTTGCAGAGCTACTTGAATGCCAGTAGCAGGAGGTGGGTGAATACCCTGCAGAGCGCCAACGTTGGTACCAAATGAAACAGACGGCAATGACCGGGTGGATAAAGGAATGGCTGAATGAGCTGGGGATCGAACCCGTAGAAAGGAAAGCTTAGATGCATACTAATAGCCGTGGAGAAGGCGGTTGTTCTACTATAGGCAACTTCTGTTAGTTTGTCCAAATCATGAAAGGCAGTGTGGCCGTGACTGGAAGAAAGAGCAAAACAAAGAAGGATAATTTGCCGCGACTAACCGAATCCCACATCCGCGACATGGCGGACCCTCAGAGTTTTGAGCGCGGCAGGAACTATTATAATGATGGAGCTATCATAGACCCCGTCCGCCAGGGGATGGAACTGCGCGGGGAATGCAGCGGTTCCCGGTACCAGCCATACAGGGTCAGGGTCAGGTTTAGCGACAAAGGCATTGTGGAAGCTTCCTGCACCTGCCCCCGGGGCGGGTTTTGCAAGCACATCGTGGCCCTGTTGCTTGCCTATGTCCATGAGCCGGAATCTTTCCGGGAACTGGCACCTCTGGAGGAAATGCTCGCCCGGTTCAGCAAGGAGGAGCTCATATCTTTAATTGGTGAGATGATTGCCCGGGAACCGTCCCTGATGGCCCTGGTGGAACTGTCGGCGTCCGCAGCCCGGGGGCATGTGGATGCGGCATCGTGCCGCCGGCAGGCGTTACGTGCGCTGCGGCATGAAGATCCGCTCCTCATCGAAGCGGATTTACGGGGAATGCTTAACCTGGCCCAACGTATGGCCGCAAAAGAAGACTGGCCTGGTGCGGGTACGGTTTGCCATGCCCTGTTGAGCGTGCTGTCATCCGATTATGAGGATATTCAGTTCATGGACGAAGAGGGGGACATCGCGGTTGTTGCCGGCGATTGCGCCCACCTTTTGGGCGAGTGTCTGGCGCAGGGACGGCCTGACGCCCGTACGCGGCAGGAGTGGCTGCAAACGCTGCTGGAAGCCGAACTGGCCGACATCAGACTGGGCGGTATTGACTTTGCTTCCGGCGCCTTTGATATCATTCTCGAGCACGCCACCGCAAATGAATGGGCCGTACTTGAGGAACGAATACGTGAGGCCATGGGGAAAAGCAATGACTGGAAGAAGGAAATGCTGGTCAGGATGCTTGTCTCCTGGCGGGAGAAACACGGCCGGCATGAAGAAGCAGGCGATATCATCCGCGAACTGGGCACCCCGGAACAGCGCATGCTGTGGTTGGTCAGGGACGGAAAACCGGATGAGGCTGTGACCATTGCGCGGCAGCATTGCCTGAATAAACCCGGCTTGATTACCAGGCTTGCCGGTGAGCTGGTGGAAGCCGGTGCCCGGAAACAGGCCGTAACCCTGCTGACCGAACTGGCGGAGGGGGCTGACTCCCACTGGAGCTATATGGAATGGCTGGCGAAATATTACCGGGCACACGGAGATTGGGAAGCGGCCTTGAAGTGGCAGCGCAGGGTTTTTCTCCAGAATCCACGGGTTAAATCGTTCATAGACCTGGAATACATTAGTAAAAAGCTTGATGTTTGGGAACAGGTGCGCTCCGAAGTACTGCACACTCCGGAGATTGAGAAAAAACCGCATGTGTTGCTTGAAATCGCCCTGCATGAGGGCGACGTGGCCAGGGCGCTGGAGTTATTGCCCCGGGCTTCCGGTTGGGGGTGGCGTAATTACAAGGAGAAGGTGGCCGGGGCCGCTGAAAAAGAACGGCCGGAAGACGCCATAGCGTTGTACAAAGAGCTGGTGGAAGAGGCCATCGGCCGCCGTCAGCGCGGGGCCTACCGGGAAGCCGCAGGCTACCTGTGCCGGATTAAAACTCTCTGCCAGCGCACCGGCGCGCAGGAGAACTGGGAAGATTACTTCGCCGCGTTGAGGAGAAAATATGCCCGTTTCCCCGCGCTTCAGGAAGAGCTGGACGGAGCGGGATTATAAAAACGGGGTGGCGCGCCCTTATCACCTTTAGTTTCCCTGCCGGCAACCGATAGGTATTAATAAAAAAGGGTGTTCGACATGTGTGGAGTAACGAAGCAATTATTAGCCCGGGTCGTCCTTGGGCTGCTTATCTTTCATCTAATCGTTCCTTCTCCCGCCCGGGCCACCCAGGAGCTGACTGTCTATTCCCCGGCCGAACAGGAGGGGAAACCGGCGCAGTTTATCTGGCAGTTGTCCGGGATAGGCCGCCTTTCCGGAGACATAACGGTTGGCCCCAACGGCCTTTTATATCTCCCCGTGGGCAACAAACTGGCGGCGGTGGACACCTGGGGGCGGGTGGTCTGGGAGGCGGCCGGTCCGGCGGGAGGAAGGATTGGCCGGCCGGTTTTCGGTCCCGCCGGTTCTATTTTTTTACCCGGGAGTACCGTGGTGCAGGAAGTGAAAATGAACGGGGCGGCGGGATGGAGTTTCAGTGCCTTCCAGGGTTCCACGGCATCCGGGCCTGCCTGGTTGTCTTCAGGTCCACGGGGTTACCTTTACCTGCCCCTGCCTGCGGCATTGTACGCCGTGGACACCGTCGGCCGCTATAAATGGGCATTGTTACACTGGGATGCCGGCGACCTGTACCGGGCCGTCCCCCTTAAAGACCGGGCAATTGACGGTTGTGCCGGCAACGACCGGGCGGTATACGTGGTTTGCAGCCGCAGGCAGGCTGGATCGACCTTGCTTGCCGTGGATGCCGCCGGGAAAATCCTCTGGCGTTACTGGCTGGGAGAGATAAAGGAGGTCCACCTGGTTCCGGGGGGCGACAGCGTTCTCTATGTAACGGTTAATCCGTCGAAACTCGACAGGTTGAACAAAGGGAAGGTTTATGCCTTCCGGCTGGAAGACAACGGCCGGCCCGTCTGGAGCCAGACCATACCCTTCGACGACCTGACCGCTCCGGTTCTTTCCCCGGATAAAACCCTTTATTTCACTGCCGGAGGACGCATTTATGCCCTGGATGCGCAAACCGGGCAGCAAAAATGGTACCAGCCGCTCTTGAATCTGGTTTCAGCCCCGGCGGTGGACGGCAGGCGGAACAGGATTTATGCCGGAACTTCCGACAAACGCCTGCTGGCGGTCGATACCGGAGGGCGGTTGCTCTGGGAATTGGAGCTGGACGGGGCCGTCAGCAGGACGCCGCTTGTGGGCCCGGACGGTTACCTGTACGTAGTCACAGACAAAGGGAGTTTGTACAAAATACTGGATGCCGGCAATCCCTAGTTACGCAAATCCAAGATGCAAAAGATTTGCCCGGCGCACCAGTTTCTGAACTTTGCCGTCGGTGAGCACGCCGCATTGCTCCGCCAATCTTTCTTTGGCAATTGTGCTTTTCCAGTAAGCTTTCGGGCAGGGTAAAGGTTACTTTCTTAAGTATCAATTTTTGTGCCATAAAAAATCACCCTCCTGTTGTATTGTAAAATATACATACTCATACTGCAAACATCCCTAAAGACAAAGAATCATTGCCCGCCTTCCGGAAAAATGTTACAATATTGCCGCGAAGATGCCCGAAAGAGCCTGCCAGGGCCTTTTCCCGCAAGCACCCAGGGGGTGAAATCAATGAAGACAGCACTTGCAGAGATCGCCGCTGCCGGCGAAAACCAGGTTAAAGAAAAATGGCCGGGAGATGCCGGCAAGCAGGCGGGATTTTGCTCGGTGCCGCCGACAACCTGCTCTACACGGAGCGGGGCAAACTGGCGGCACTAATTGGTGTAAGGACTTCGGTTCCGGAGCAAAAATTCAAAGACTACGAAATTGTGGTAGTTGTTGCTTGGAAGTAGAGCGAAGAGTTGAACGGAGCGGGTTGTTGTGAAGCGGTAGCGGGGAAATTCGGTAGATGAAAAGGCAAATTGCAGGATAAAAACCGGGGGTTGGGACGGCATAAGCGGCGCATGCCCCGCCATTAAGCAGGAGATTGTAAGGCTTACTTCGTTATGTTATACTTAATGTAATACAGGGCAGGAGTGTGATGTAAATGACCACTGGAAATTCTAAAATCACAGCCGTAAGGTTGCCTTTGGGGATCGTCCAGAAAATTGACGCCCTGGTGGGTAAAGGGAATCGCTCCCGGTTTATAGCCGCGGCCATCGAAAAAGAGCTCAAACGCAAAGCGCGTCTTGCCCATATCGCGGGTGCGGAAGGTTTTATCGCCGACGATATAGACACCCTGGCTTTTGTTAACCGCTTAAGGGCTGCGGACGAAAGGAGAAAATAATGATTTCGGAAAATGACAGAGCCGGATTTTTATTGGACACGGACTTTTTAATTGATTTAAACCGGGGCCGGCGGAATAATTTAAGGGTCAGGGCAGAAAAGCTGCTCCTCGAGATTAACCAGGAAGATCTCTTTATTTCCAGCGTTGTGGTCACAGAATTTATGACGGGTGTACCGCAGCCGGTGCAGGAGCAGGTGGAGAAAATGCTGCGGGAACTTTACTTTTACCTTACTCCCACTTTCGAAGAGGCGGCTTTGGCCGGCCGGTTGAGGCAGGAGTGGCTTTCCAGGGGTTATACCCTGGCCATCGCGGATGTGACCAACGCTGCCCTGGCCATTTCCAGAAACCTGGTCCTGGTTACCAGAAACCTTTCCCACTACCCCTTCGAACAATTAGTAATTAAAGGCTGGTAAAATAGTCCAGTTTCTATGGGTATACGTGGTTTGCAGCTTTATTTCACTGCCGGAGGACGCATTTATGCCCTGGATGCGCAAACCGGGCAGCAAAAATGGTATCAGCCGCTCTTGAATCTGGTTTCAGCCCCGGTGGTGGACGGCAGGCGGAACAGGATTTAATCCGGAACTTCCGACAAACGCCTGCTGGCGGTCGGCACCGGAGGGCGGTTGATCTGGGATCTGGAGCTGGACGGGGCCGTCGACAGGCCGCCGCTTGTGGGCCCGGACGGTTACCTGTACATAGTCACAGACAAAGGGAGTTTGTACAAAATACTGGATGCCGGCAATCCCTAGCGCCTGTTCAAGTAGGTGTTCCTGATATGAGACGATGTTATCTCCAGTTTGTCCTGCTGATGGCGGGAATTATTGCAGGGATTATGTTTATTTTGCCTCCCCGGGTGGTAGCGGGGGAGTCGGCCGGAACAGAATGGTTTAAGGATATACGGAACCACTGGGCCAGAAGCCACATCCTGCGCCTGGCCGCCCTGGATCTGGTCCGGGGTTATCCCGATGCCACCTACCGGCCCCAGCACCCCCTCACTCAGCTGGAGTTGGTGGCCCTGGTGATGCGGGTGGGCGATTTCGAAAAGGCAGCGGCAGAGGCGGCCCGCCGGGGAACCCGGGGGCGCACCGTTGAGGTTGCCGGCACGCCTTCGCCTGCTGGAAGCCCTATCCCCCGGGTTCCCTGGGGCCAGGATTCCTTTACCCTGGCAGTAAAAAAGGAATTTTTGCCCCCGGAGTGGGTGGCATCCTTTAATCCGGAAAAACCGGTAACCCGGGCCGAAGTGGCCGCTTTACTGGCCCGGAGTTTTTACCTGGCCGTACCGGAAGAGGGAGACACTTCCGGCAGTGCCCCTTCCACCGGCGACTTTCCCGACATCGACCGCGCCCCCACCCCTTACCGCCCCTACATCCGGGCCGTGGCTGCAGCCGGGATTATGTCCGGGTATTCCGACGGCACTTTTCGTCCCGCCCACATATTGAACCGCGCTGAAATGGCAGTCATTCTTTCCAGCCTGCTGGATCGCAACTGGGTTAAAGTGCCGGCGGGCCGTAGGCTGGAGGGTTGGGTTTCCAATGTGCGTATGGACCCGAAAGGCCTGGAACTGGAGCTCACCTCCCTGGTCGGGGTGCAAAAGTTGCGGGTAAG includes:
- a CDS encoding outer membrane protein assembly factor BamB family protein, which gives rise to MCGVTKQLLARVVLGLLIFHLIVPSPARATQELTVYSPAEQEGKPAQFIWQLSGIGRLSGDITVGPNGLLYLPVGNKLAAVDTWGRVVWEAAGPAGGRIGRPVFGPAGSIFLPGSTVVQEVKMNGAAGWSFSAFQGSTASGPAWLSSGPRGYLYLPLPAALYAVDTVGRYKWALLHWDAGDLYRAVPLKDRAIDGCAGNDRAVYVVCSRRQAGSTLLAVDAAGKILWRYWLGEIKEVHLVPGGDSVLYVTVNPSKLDRLNKGKVYAFRLEDNGRPVWSQTIPFDDLTAPVLSPDKTLYFTAGGRIYALDAQTGQQKWYQPLLNLVSAPAVDGRRNRIYAGTSDKRLLAVDTGGRLLWELELDGAVSRTPLVGPDGYLYVVTDKGSLYKILDAGNP
- a CDS encoding YlcI/YnfO family protein, which codes for MTTGNSKITAVRLPLGIVQKIDALVGKGNRSRFIAAAIEKELKRKARLAHIAGAEGFIADDIDTLAFVNRLRAADERRK
- a CDS encoding PIN domain-containing protein, which gives rise to MDTDFLIDLNRGRRNNLRVRAEKLLLEINQEDLFISSVVVTEFMTGVPQPVQEQVEKMLRELYFYLTPTFEEAALAGRLRQEWLSRGYTLAIADVTNAALAISRNLVLVTRNLSHYPFEQLVIKGW
- a CDS encoding SWIM zinc finger family protein; translation: MTGRKSKTKKDNLPRLTESHIRDMADPQSFERGRNYYNDGAIIDPVRQGMELRGECSGSRYQPYRVRVRFSDKGIVEASCTCPRGGFCKHIVALLLAYVHEPESFRELAPLEEMLARFSKEELISLIGEMIAREPSLMALVELSASAARGHVDAASCRRQALRALRHEDPLLIEADLRGMLNLAQRMAAKEDWPGAGTVCHALLSVLSSDYEDIQFMDEEGDIAVVAGDCAHLLGECLAQGRPDARTRQEWLQTLLEAELADIRLGGIDFASGAFDIILEHATANEWAVLEERIREAMGKSNDWKKEMLVRMLVSWREKHGRHEEAGDIIRELGTPEQRMLWLVRDGKPDEAVTIARQHCLNKPGLITRLAGELVEAGARKQAVTLLTELAEGADSHWSYMEWLAKYYRAHGDWEAALKWQRRVFLQNPRVKSFIDLEYISKKLDVWEQVRSEVLHTPEIEKKPHVLLEIALHEGDVARALELLPRASGWGWRNYKEKVAGAAEKERPEDAIALYKELVEEAIGRRQRGAYREAAGYLCRIKTLCQRTGAQENWEDYFAALRRKYARFPALQEELDGAGL